Proteins from a single region of Paraburkholderia aromaticivorans:
- a CDS encoding IS5 family transposase, whose product MKRQIGFAEAESLGKKRVTRRQRFLDEMETLVPWSRLLAAIEPYYPKGKRGRPPIGLERMLRIYFLQQWYGLSDEGLEDALYDSIAMRGFAGIDLAVEDVPDATTLLKFRRLLLEHDLTRKLFDEIGISLCERGLLMKEGTLVDATIIAAPSSTKNGGKSRDPEMHQTKKGNEWHFGMKAHIGVDADSGLVHSVVTTAANESDVSKAHALLHGHELEAFGDAGYTGVDKRDEMKGKTVKWQVALKRGKIKAMTEGALKDLVIAAERTKAQIRARVEHPFHVVKNLFRHRKVRYRGLARNTAQLFSLFALANLVIARKRLWSCHGSSPSGV is encoded by the coding sequence ATGAAGCGGCAGATCGGTTTTGCAGAAGCGGAAAGCCTGGGCAAGAAGCGCGTGACCCGGCGTCAGCGCTTCCTGGACGAGATGGAGACACTCGTGCCTTGGTCGCGCTTGCTGGCGGCCATCGAGCCGTACTACCCGAAGGGTAAGCGCGGGCGCCCGCCGATCGGTCTGGAGCGGATGCTGCGAATCTACTTTCTGCAGCAGTGGTACGGCCTGTCGGACGAAGGTCTGGAAGACGCGCTGTACGACAGCATCGCGATGCGTGGCTTCGCCGGCATCGATCTGGCGGTTGAAGACGTGCCTGACGCGACCACGCTGCTGAAATTCCGGCGCCTGCTGCTCGAGCATGACCTGACGCGCAAGCTGTTCGATGAGATCGGTATTTCGCTGTGCGAACGCGGGCTGTTGATGAAGGAAGGCACCTTGGTCGACGCGACGATCATTGCAGCGCCGTCGTCGACCAAAAACGGCGGGAAGAGTCGTGATCCGGAAATGCATCAGACGAAGAAAGGTAATGAGTGGCACTTCGGCATGAAGGCGCACATCGGTGTCGATGCCGACTCGGGTCTGGTGCATAGCGTCGTTACCACGGCGGCCAACGAGTCGGATGTATCGAAGGCCCATGCCCTGCTGCATGGTCACGAACTCGAAGCGTTCGGCGATGCGGGCTACACCGGCGTGGACAAGCGCGATGAGATGAAAGGCAAGACGGTGAAGTGGCAGGTGGCGCTCAAGCGCGGCAAGATCAAGGCGATGACCGAGGGCGCGCTGAAAGATCTGGTGATCGCAGCCGAGCGGACCAAAGCGCAGATTCGGGCGCGGGTCGAGCATCCGTTCCATGTCGTCAAGAACCTGTTCCGGCATCGCAAGGTGCGCTACAGGGGGCTGGCCAGGAACACGGCGCAACTGTTCAGCCTGTTCGCGCTGGCGAACCTGGTGATCGCGCGCAAGCGGCTGTGGTCATGCCATGGGAGCAGTCCGTCTGGTGTGTAG